From the Billgrantia sulfidoxydans genome, one window contains:
- a CDS encoding pseudouridine synthase codes for MSAIYLLHKPYRMLSQFTDRRDADATPRATLADVIDVPGIYAAGRLDYDSEGLLLLTDDGALIQRISDPRHKQPKTYRVQVEGDPDETALAALRQGVELRDGMTRPAKVRRLEASGLPQRTPPVDPKRHPVTTWLELTISEGRNRQVRRMTAHVGHPTLRLVRVAIGPWRLDGLAPGEWRRETLHAPRNTPRRSPRRQGGPR; via the coding sequence ATGAGCGCCATCTATCTATTGCACAAGCCCTATCGCATGCTCTCCCAGTTCACCGACCGGCGCGACGCGGACGCAACGCCGCGCGCCACACTGGCGGACGTCATCGACGTGCCCGGCATCTACGCGGCCGGACGGCTGGACTATGATTCAGAAGGACTGCTGCTGTTGACCGACGACGGCGCGCTGATCCAGCGCATCAGCGACCCTCGCCACAAGCAGCCCAAGACCTATCGCGTGCAGGTGGAGGGTGACCCCGATGAGACGGCGCTGGCCGCCCTGCGCCAGGGCGTCGAGCTGAGGGATGGCATGACCCGGCCGGCCAAGGTGCGGCGCCTGGAAGCTAGCGGACTGCCGCAGCGCACGCCGCCGGTGGACCCCAAGCGGCACCCAGTCACGACCTGGCTGGAACTGACCATCAGCGAGGGTCGCAATCGTCAGGTCCGGCGCATGACGGCCCATGTCGGCCACCCCACCCTGCGCCTGGTACGCGTGGCCATCGGCCCCTGGCGCCTGGACGGGCTGGCCCCGGGAGAGTGGCGCAGGGAGACCCTGCATGCCCCGCGCAACACGCCAAGGCGCTCGCCGCGCCGTCAAGGAGGTCCTCGATGA
- the clpA gene encoding ATP-dependent Clp protease ATP-binding subunit ClpA — translation MLSKELELTLNTAFTVARSKRHEFMTVEHLLLALLDNASAADVLRACGANLDKLRSDLQDFINSTTPLIPEDQSDRETQPTLGFQRVLQRAVFHVQSSGKSEVTGANVLVAIFSEQESQAVYFLKQQNVARVDAVNYIAHGISKVAGHGQNPSSSPSDAEEAEEGGGETSANPLTGYATNLNEQARMGKIDPLIGREHELERVIQILARRRKNNPLLVGEAGVGKTAIAEGLAKRIVEEDVPEVIGDAVVYSLDMGALLAGTKYRGDFEKRLKSLLAELKKQPNAILFIDEIHTVIGAGAASGGVMDASNLLKPLLSSGELRCIGSTTFQEFRGIFEKDRALARRFQKVDVMAPSVDDTIRILKGLRSRFEEHHRLKYTDAALESAARLADRYINDRHLPDKAIDVIDEAGAHQRLLPPEVRVDTIDVDQVEAVVASIARIPPKSVSSSDRKLLENLDRDLKMLVFGQDEAIDSLSAAIKLSRAGLKSPDKPVGSFLFAGPTGVGKTEVARQLARIMGIELVRFDMSEYMERHTVSRLIGAPPGYVGYDQGGLLTEAITKQPHCVLLLDEIEKAHPEVFNLLLQVMDHGRLTDNNGREADFRHVIVIMTSNAGAEQQARRSIGFQHQDHSTDAMEVIRKTFSPEFRNRLDGIIQFHSLPTSVVRSVVDKFLVELQAQLDEKRVQLDVDMAARDLLAEKGYDPSMGARPMARLIQEKLKKPLAELILFGELSEHGGVVHVTVEDGELHLSTESELADAP, via the coding sequence ATGCTGAGCAAAGAACTTGAACTGACCCTGAACACGGCGTTTACCGTGGCTCGCTCCAAGCGCCACGAGTTCATGACCGTGGAGCACCTGCTGCTGGCACTGCTCGACAACGCATCAGCGGCAGACGTGCTGAGAGCCTGTGGGGCCAACCTCGACAAGTTGCGGTCCGATCTGCAGGATTTCATCAATTCCACCACCCCTCTGATCCCCGAGGACCAGAGCGACCGTGAGACCCAGCCGACGCTGGGCTTCCAACGCGTGCTGCAGCGTGCCGTGTTCCACGTGCAGTCCTCCGGCAAGAGCGAGGTCACCGGAGCCAACGTGCTGGTCGCCATCTTCTCCGAGCAGGAGAGCCAGGCGGTCTACTTCCTGAAGCAGCAGAACGTGGCCCGGGTCGATGCGGTGAACTACATCGCCCATGGCATTTCCAAGGTGGCCGGCCACGGTCAGAACCCTTCGTCGTCGCCCAGCGACGCCGAGGAGGCCGAGGAGGGGGGTGGCGAGACCAGCGCCAACCCGCTGACCGGTTATGCCACCAACCTCAACGAACAGGCACGGATGGGCAAGATCGATCCGCTGATCGGCCGCGAGCACGAGCTCGAGCGGGTGATCCAGATCCTCGCCCGGCGGCGCAAGAACAACCCGCTGCTGGTCGGTGAGGCCGGCGTGGGCAAGACCGCCATCGCCGAGGGTCTGGCCAAGCGCATCGTCGAGGAGGACGTCCCCGAGGTGATCGGCGACGCCGTGGTCTACTCCCTCGACATGGGTGCGCTGCTGGCCGGCACCAAGTACCGTGGCGACTTCGAGAAGCGCCTGAAGAGTCTGCTGGCGGAGCTCAAGAAGCAGCCCAATGCGATCCTGTTCATCGACGAGATCCATACGGTGATTGGCGCCGGGGCGGCCTCGGGCGGCGTAATGGATGCCTCGAACCTGCTCAAGCCGCTGCTCTCCTCGGGCGAGCTGCGCTGCATCGGCTCCACTACCTTCCAGGAGTTCCGCGGGATCTTCGAGAAGGACCGGGCACTGGCGCGCCGCTTCCAGAAGGTCGACGTCATGGCGCCCTCGGTGGACGACACCATCCGTATCCTCAAGGGGCTGCGCTCGCGCTTCGAGGAGCACCATCGGCTCAAGTATACCGATGCGGCGCTGGAGAGCGCGGCACGCCTGGCGGACCGCTACATCAACGATCGCCACCTGCCCGACAAGGCCATCGACGTGATCGACGAGGCCGGCGCCCACCAGCGGCTGCTGCCGCCGGAGGTGCGGGTCGACACCATCGACGTCGACCAGGTCGAGGCGGTGGTGGCCTCCATCGCGCGGATTCCGCCGAAGAGCGTCTCCAGCTCCGACCGCAAGCTGCTCGAGAACCTCGATCGCGACCTCAAGATGCTGGTGTTCGGCCAGGACGAGGCGATCGACAGCCTCTCCGCCGCCATCAAGCTGTCGCGTGCCGGGCTCAAGTCTCCCGACAAGCCGGTGGGCAGCTTCCTCTTCGCCGGCCCCACCGGGGTGGGCAAGACCGAGGTGGCGCGCCAGTTGGCGCGGATCATGGGCATCGAGCTGGTGCGCTTCGACATGTCGGAGTACATGGAGCGCCACACCGTGTCGCGGCTGATCGGTGCACCGCCGGGCTACGTCGGCTACGACCAGGGCGGGCTGCTGACCGAGGCGATCACCAAGCAGCCGCACTGCGTGCTGCTGCTGGACGAGATCGAGAAGGCGCATCCCGAGGTCTTCAACCTGCTGCTGCAGGTGATGGACCATGGCCGCCTGACCGACAACAACGGCCGCGAGGCGGACTTCCGTCACGTGATCGTGATCATGACCTCGAATGCCGGTGCCGAGCAGCAGGCGCGTCGCTCCATCGGCTTCCAGCACCAGGACCACTCGACCGATGCCATGGAGGTCATTCGCAAGACCTTCTCACCGGAGTTCCGCAACCGCCTGGACGGCATCATCCAGTTCCACTCCCTGCCGACCTCGGTGGTGCGCAGCGTGGTCGACAAGTTCCTGGTGGAGCTGCAGGCGCAGCTCGACGAGAAGCGGGTTCAGCTGGACGTGGACATGGCCGCGCGCGATTTGCTGGCCGAGAAGGGCTACGACCCCAGCATGGGCGCAAGGCCCATGGCGAGGTTGATCCAAGAGAAGCTCAAGAAGCCCCTGGCGGAGCTGATCCTGTTCGGCGAGCTGTCCGAACACGGTGGGGTGGTGCACGTCACGGTGGAGGATGGCGAGTTGCACCTGTCCACGGAGTCGGAATTGGCCGACGCTCCTTGA
- a CDS encoding efflux RND transporter periplasmic adaptor subunit yields the protein MRRVKGGVAASLALAAALLAGCDAAPAQIERDEVPLPGVRVEAVRLSQDEVRHRFPGTVRASARAAPAFLHGGVLQERLVTRGQRVEKGEPLATLHNPAMAPALAAAEARVRELDASLSRLGRDVERARTLRERNLSTEEELDRLRAEREATAQARERAVAQRDEARAQLDELTLRAPFAAEVTDLEVEPGDFVAAGQPVLKLAGLDGREVELRVPGRLAARLETGQEAALTSRSGAQRLAGRVAHVGRADDSMAPIIVTIESEPTPALGESLHVQLVLAADPLMQVPLAAVVDPGGHAPHVLMLDADESVRHVAVTPGRLADGWVSVSAEGLAPGDRVVTAGQGRLEESAQVRVLP from the coding sequence ATGCGGAGGGTGAAAGGGGGAGTGGCGGCCTCGCTGGCGCTGGCCGCGGCACTGCTGGCGGGCTGCGATGCGGCGCCGGCCCAGATCGAGCGGGACGAGGTGCCGCTACCCGGCGTGCGCGTCGAAGCGGTGCGCCTGTCCCAGGACGAGGTGAGACATCGCTTTCCCGGGACGGTACGGGCCAGCGCTCGCGCGGCACCCGCCTTCCTGCACGGCGGCGTGCTGCAGGAGAGGCTCGTGACACGAGGGCAGCGAGTCGAGAAGGGCGAGCCGCTGGCCACCCTGCACAACCCGGCCATGGCGCCGGCGCTGGCGGCCGCCGAGGCGCGGGTGCGTGAACTCGATGCCAGCCTGAGCCGCCTGGGGCGCGACGTGGAGCGCGCACGCACGCTGCGCGAGCGTAACCTGAGCACCGAGGAGGAGCTGGACCGCCTGCGTGCGGAGCGCGAGGCCACCGCCCAGGCGCGCGAGCGGGCCGTGGCGCAACGCGATGAGGCCCGGGCGCAGCTCGACGAGCTGACCCTGCGCGCGCCCTTCGCGGCCGAGGTGACCGATCTCGAGGTCGAGCCCGGTGACTTCGTCGCGGCCGGGCAGCCCGTGCTGAAGCTGGCCGGGCTCGACGGGCGAGAGGTCGAGCTTCGCGTGCCGGGTCGCCTGGCCGCGCGCCTGGAGACGGGGCAGGAAGCAGCGCTGACCTCGCGGTCCGGGGCGCAGCGCCTGGCGGGGCGGGTCGCCCACGTCGGCCGCGCGGATGACAGCATGGCACCGATCATCGTCACCATCGAATCCGAGCCGACCCCGGCGCTGGGTGAATCGCTGCACGTACAGCTGGTGCTCGCCGCCGACCCGCTCATGCAGGTGCCGCTGGCGGCGGTGGTCGATCCGGGCGGCCATGCGCCGCACGTCCTGATGCTGGACGCAGACGAGTCGGTGCGTCATGTCGCCGTGACGCCGGGACGTCTGGCCGACGGCTGGGTGTCGGTGAGCGCCGAGGGGCTGGCACCGGGCGACAGGGTGGTGACGGCCGGTCAGGGGCGCCTGGAAGAGTCCGCGCAGGTCAGGGTGCTGCCATGA
- a CDS encoding NUDIX domain-containing protein: MSRWHPHVTVATVVERAGRFLMVEEAPRGSQTTLFNQPAGHLEPGERIQEAALRELREETAWQVGITDYLGLYVYRTPNGETFHSHGFFGMALAHLGNPLDPAILAVHWLTLEEVEELEREGRLRSPLVLRRVRDALASRFYPMDVLHER; encoded by the coding sequence ATGAGCCGCTGGCACCCGCACGTTACCGTGGCCACCGTCGTAGAGCGCGCCGGCCGCTTCCTGATGGTGGAAGAGGCCCCACGCGGCAGCCAGACCACCCTCTTCAACCAGCCCGCCGGCCACCTGGAGCCTGGCGAGCGGATCCAGGAGGCGGCGCTGCGCGAGCTGCGCGAGGAGACCGCCTGGCAGGTCGGCATCACCGACTACCTGGGCCTTTACGTCTATCGGACGCCCAACGGCGAGACCTTCCATAGCCACGGGTTCTTCGGCATGGCCCTGGCCCACCTGGGCAACCCGCTCGACCCCGCCATCCTCGCCGTGCACTGGCTGACCCTCGAGGAGGTCGAGGAATTGGAGCGCGAAGGGCGACTGCGCAGCCCGCTGGTGCTTCGCCGCGTGCGCGATGCCTTGGCCAGCCGGTTCTATCCCATGGATGTGCTGCACGAGCGCTAA
- the clpS gene encoding ATP-dependent Clp protease adapter ClpS → MFKTEDLNVWASVGVAAGMTRPVRPEQEDEGDLAVQPADPEVARPPMYKVILHNDDYTPMEFVVEVLQSFFHMDSETAVQVMLTVHTQGKATCGIFTRDIAETKSHQVNQYARECQHPLLSDIEAAD, encoded by the coding sequence ATGTTCAAGACAGAAGACCTGAACGTATGGGCATCGGTCGGTGTCGCGGCAGGCATGACGCGGCCTGTGCGCCCCGAACAGGAAGACGAAGGCGACCTGGCGGTCCAGCCGGCCGATCCCGAGGTGGCCCGCCCACCGATGTACAAGGTGATCCTGCACAACGACGACTACACCCCCATGGAGTTCGTGGTGGAGGTGCTGCAGAGCTTCTTCCACATGGACAGCGAGACTGCCGTGCAGGTGATGCTCACGGTGCACACCCAGGGCAAGGCCACCTGCGGGATCTTTACCCGCGACATCGCGGAAACCAAAAGCCACCAGGTCAATCAATATGCAAGAGAGTGTCAGCATCCGCTGCTCAGCGACATCGAGGCGGCGGACTGA
- a CDS encoding efflux RND transporter permease subunit encodes MSWLLASLRYKRLILSITLLLALLGLAAWVAMDRQEDPFFPYRFGQVLVPYPGAEPEQVERLVLNPLEEELAQIEEVNDIIGTSRLGVAHVTIEMHEHVYDTDAAWERVRIAVDRASREFPDGVGEAEISDRDSDAHGIVLAVTGSDDLLELREAAKRLRRDLFRLKEIARIDVLADPGQQVVIGWDDTLAELTGLDARALGDQLAARNLTSPGGSLSLGGRALVLDPRTEFGSLEELADTPIRTRRGDQVPLGELADVHLAPQEPATERLWHDGRPAVALGLVLANERVNAARFGERLRALVEELRPAYAPLAIEETFYQPRWVERRLAELGVSLLLGIGILGVLLFLAMGLRLGLAVMVVVPLVTFSSLALYAMGGGVLHQIAVAGMVIALGMLVDNAIVMVENIQWHRDQGRSAAQAVTRSVRELTTPLLAATGTTLAAFVPLLLSSGNTADFTRAIPIMVMLTLAVSYVYAVFVTPVFAAGILKPRLGARRERLQAAGGRLGRIAVRWPAWVLAGAGGLLVGALAMMPLLDQDFFPDTDRNQLVVDLNFPEGTHLDTTAHQAEVLATALAERPAVRAVHRFVGFSGPRFYYNLVEQPRQPHLARLVVEADDADDLAGLMAWVRAVAPERLPEAEVVARRLGQGPPLEAPVEIRVFGEDRAALAEAAARILSVVREAEGARDARHRLGEGLATLRVETDDARAAEYGLSRRDVATALAGASRGVEVSIWRAGRDPAPLLVRSPEGERFSTDGLEGLRLAAADGSPVPLGEIASLALTWRPAVIQHRGLRRMTVVLAEVADGWTYDGVLGEVLPRLEALELPAGVSYAVGGAAESAGDANTALFQTLPFGGLLLVIFLLAQFNSFRQLAIVLTTVPLSIIGVVPGLWLTGQPFGFTAILGVVALVGIVVNNAIVLIDLMNANRKQGLDVKEAVVSAVARRTRPVLLTTATTVAGLVPLTLTQSTLWPPMAWAIISGLVASTLLTLLVIPALYRLLIRD; translated from the coding sequence ATGAGCTGGCTGCTCGCCTCGCTGCGCTACAAGCGGCTCATTCTCAGCATCACGCTGCTGCTGGCCCTGCTCGGCCTGGCGGCCTGGGTGGCGATGGATCGCCAGGAGGACCCCTTCTTTCCCTATCGCTTCGGCCAGGTACTGGTGCCCTATCCCGGGGCGGAGCCGGAGCAGGTCGAGCGGCTGGTGCTCAACCCGCTGGAGGAGGAGCTGGCGCAGATCGAGGAGGTCAACGACATCATCGGGACCTCCCGCCTCGGCGTGGCCCACGTCACCATCGAGATGCACGAGCACGTCTACGATACCGACGCCGCCTGGGAGCGAGTGCGCATCGCCGTCGACCGGGCCAGCCGTGAGTTTCCCGACGGCGTGGGCGAGGCCGAGATCAGCGACCGCGACTCCGATGCCCATGGCATCGTGCTCGCGGTGACCGGCTCCGACGATCTCCTCGAACTGCGCGAGGCGGCCAAGCGGCTGCGCCGCGACCTGTTCCGGCTCAAGGAGATTGCCCGTATCGACGTGCTGGCCGACCCGGGCCAGCAGGTGGTGATCGGCTGGGACGATACCCTGGCCGAGCTGACCGGGCTCGACGCCCGTGCCCTGGGCGACCAGCTCGCCGCGCGCAACCTGACCTCACCCGGTGGCAGCCTGTCGCTCGGTGGGCGGGCGCTGGTGCTCGATCCGCGCACCGAGTTCGGTTCGCTGGAGGAGCTGGCCGATACGCCGATACGCACCCGGCGCGGCGACCAGGTGCCGCTCGGCGAGCTGGCCGACGTCCATCTCGCTCCCCAGGAGCCCGCCACCGAGCGGCTGTGGCACGATGGCCGCCCGGCGGTGGCGCTGGGGCTGGTACTCGCCAACGAGCGGGTCAACGCCGCGCGCTTCGGCGAGCGGCTGCGCGCGCTGGTGGAGGAGCTGCGCCCGGCCTACGCGCCCCTGGCGATCGAGGAGACCTTCTACCAGCCGCGCTGGGTCGAGCGACGGCTGGCGGAGCTCGGCGTCTCGCTGCTGCTGGGCATCGGCATTCTCGGCGTGCTGCTGTTCCTGGCCATGGGGCTGCGCCTGGGGCTGGCCGTGATGGTGGTCGTGCCGCTGGTGACCTTCTCCTCGCTGGCGCTCTACGCCATGGGCGGCGGTGTGCTGCACCAGATTGCCGTGGCCGGCATGGTGATCGCGCTGGGCATGCTGGTGGACAACGCCATCGTCATGGTCGAGAACATCCAGTGGCACCGCGACCAGGGCCGCTCGGCGGCCCAGGCCGTGACCCGCTCGGTACGCGAACTGACCACGCCGCTGCTGGCGGCCACGGGGACCACCCTGGCCGCCTTCGTCCCGCTGTTGCTCTCCAGCGGCAATACCGCCGACTTCACCCGCGCCATTCCGATCATGGTGATGCTGACCCTGGCGGTGAGCTACGTGTATGCCGTGTTCGTCACCCCGGTGTTCGCCGCGGGCATCCTCAAGCCGCGGCTGGGCGCGCGGCGCGAGCGGCTGCAGGCAGCGGGGGGGCGCCTGGGGCGGATCGCCGTGCGCTGGCCGGCCTGGGTATTGGCGGGGGCCGGGGGGTTGCTGGTCGGCGCGCTGGCGATGATGCCGCTGCTCGACCAGGACTTCTTCCCCGATACCGATCGCAACCAGTTGGTCGTCGACCTCAACTTCCCCGAGGGCACCCACCTCGACACCACCGCGCACCAGGCCGAGGTGCTGGCCACGGCCTTGGCCGAGCGACCGGCGGTGCGGGCGGTGCATCGCTTCGTCGGCTTCAGCGGCCCGCGCTTCTACTACAACCTGGTCGAGCAGCCGCGCCAGCCGCACCTGGCGCGGCTGGTGGTGGAGGCCGACGATGCCGACGATCTGGCCGGGCTGATGGCCTGGGTGCGGGCCGTGGCGCCGGAGCGGCTGCCGGAAGCCGAGGTGGTGGCGCGGCGCCTGGGCCAGGGGCCGCCCTTGGAAGCCCCGGTGGAGATTCGCGTGTTCGGCGAGGATCGAGCGGCCCTGGCCGAAGCCGCCGCGCGCATCCTCAGCGTGGTGCGCGAGGCCGAGGGCGCGCGCGATGCGCGTCACCGCCTGGGTGAAGGGCTGGCCACGCTGCGGGTCGAGACCGACGATGCCCGCGCCGCCGAGTACGGGCTCTCGCGGCGTGACGTGGCCACCGCCCTGGCCGGTGCCAGCCGCGGGGTCGAGGTCAGCATCTGGCGCGCCGGGCGTGACCCTGCGCCGCTGCTGGTGCGCTCGCCCGAGGGGGAGCGTTTCTCCACCGACGGGCTGGAGGGGCTGCGCCTCGCCGCCGCCGATGGAAGCCCGGTGCCGCTCGGCGAGATCGCCTCCCTGGCGCTGACCTGGCGCCCGGCGGTGATCCAGCATCGCGGGCTGCGTCGCATGACGGTGGTGTTGGCCGAGGTGGCCGATGGCTGGACCTACGATGGTGTCCTCGGCGAGGTCCTGCCGCGCCTGGAGGCGCTCGAACTGCCCGCCGGCGTCAGCTATGCCGTGGGCGGGGCGGCCGAGTCGGCCGGTGACGCCAACACGGCGCTGTTCCAGACCCTGCCGTTCGGCGGGCTGTTGCTGGTGATCTTCCTGCTGGCGCAGTTCAACTCCTTCCGTCAGCTGGCGATCGTGTTGACCACCGTGCCGCTGTCGATCATCGGCGTGGTGCCGGGGCTATGGTTGACCGGGCAGCCGTTCGGTTTCACCGCGATCCTGGGCGTGGTGGCGCTGGTCGGCATCGTGGTCAACAACGCCATCGTGTTGATCGACCTGATGAACGCCAACCGCAAGCAGGGGCTCGACGTGAAGGAAGCGGTGGTCTCGGCGGTGGCCCGGCGCACGCGACCGGTGCTGCTGACCACCGCCACCACCGTGGCTGGCCTGGTGCCGCTGACCCTGACCCAGTCGACGCTGTGGCCGCCGATGGCCTGGGCGATCATCTCCGGCCTGGTCGCCTCCACGCTGTTGACGCTGCTGGTGATCCCCGCGCTCTACCGCCTGCTGATACGGGATTAG
- a CDS encoding arginyltransferase — protein MSSNTPRHPIRDLRFFLTVPHACSYLEGHEATTLFLDPQESHGLGIYDSLALLGFRRSGHHLYRPHCEGCNACVSVRIPVDDFQPSRSQRRVARRNADLRLIERPALFDPEHYALYERYIETRHWDGDMYPPSREQYRTFLTLDEPYSRLLEFRLGERLLAISAFDRLEHGLSAIYTFFDPAAEWERRSLGTFAVLSLVNEAYREGLPHVYLGYWIRECRKMAYKETYRPLEVLEGRHWRRLLPTAAST, from the coding sequence GTGAGCAGCAATACGCCTCGCCATCCGATCAGGGACCTTCGCTTCTTCCTGACGGTACCCCACGCCTGCAGCTACCTCGAGGGGCACGAAGCCACGACCCTGTTTCTCGATCCCCAGGAGTCCCACGGTCTGGGCATCTACGATTCGCTTGCCCTGCTGGGGTTTCGGCGCAGCGGCCACCACCTCTATCGGCCCCACTGCGAAGGCTGCAACGCCTGCGTATCGGTGCGCATACCGGTCGACGACTTCCAGCCCAGCCGCAGCCAGCGACGGGTGGCCAGGCGCAACGCCGACCTGCGCCTGATCGAACGGCCGGCGCTGTTCGACCCCGAGCACTATGCGCTCTACGAGCGCTACATCGAGACGCGCCACTGGGACGGCGACATGTACCCGCCGAGCCGCGAGCAGTACCGCACCTTCCTGACCCTGGACGAGCCCTATTCGCGGCTGCTCGAGTTCCGCCTCGGGGAGCGACTGCTCGCCATCTCCGCCTTCGACCGCCTGGAACACGGCCTCTCCGCCATCTATACGTTCTTCGATCCGGCAGCCGAATGGGAGCGCCGCTCGCTGGGTACCTTCGCTGTGCTGAGCCTGGTCAACGAGGCCTACCGCGAGGGGCTACCCCACGTCTACCTGGGGTACTGGATTCGCGAATGCCGCAAGATGGCCTACAAGGAGACCTACCGCCCCCTGGAAGTGCTGGAGGGGCGCCACTGGCGGCGCCTGCTGCCTACCGCGGCATCGACGTGA
- the icd gene encoding NADP-dependent isocitrate dehydrogenase translates to MGFQKIVVPEGGEKITVNADNTLNVPNNPIIPFIEGDGIGVDVTPAMKIAIDAAVQKAYNGERKIHWMEVYAGEKATQVYDPDTWLPEETLEAVKDYVVSIKGPLTTPVGGGIRSLNVALRQKLDLYTCLRPVRWFEGVPSPVKKPADVDMVIFRENSEDIYAGIEWKAGTAEADKVIKFLREEMGVTNIRFPENCGIGVKPVSVEGTKRLVRQALQYAVDNDRESVTLVHKGNIMKFTEGSFKDWGYELAKEEFGAELLDGGPWMQFKNPKSGKTIVVKDVIADAMLQQILLRPAEYDVIATLNLNGDYLSDALAAEVGGIGIAPGANLADAVAMFEATHGTAPKYAGQDKVNPGSLILSAEMMLRHMGWVEAADLVLKGMEKAISKGEVTYDFHRLMDDAKLLKCSEFGQAVADNM, encoded by the coding sequence ATGGGGTTCCAGAAAATTGTCGTCCCAGAAGGCGGCGAGAAGATTACCGTCAACGCCGACAACACCCTGAACGTGCCGAACAATCCGATCATCCCGTTCATCGAGGGTGACGGTATCGGCGTCGACGTGACGCCGGCCATGAAGATCGCCATCGATGCCGCCGTGCAGAAGGCCTACAACGGCGAGCGCAAGATCCACTGGATGGAAGTCTACGCCGGCGAGAAGGCCACCCAGGTCTACGACCCCGACACCTGGCTGCCCGAAGAGACCCTTGAGGCCGTCAAGGACTACGTGGTCTCCATCAAGGGCCCGCTGACGACCCCCGTGGGCGGTGGCATTCGCTCCCTGAACGTGGCCCTGCGCCAAAAGCTCGACCTCTACACCTGCCTGCGCCCGGTGCGCTGGTTCGAGGGCGTGCCGAGCCCGGTGAAGAAGCCCGCCGACGTCGACATGGTGATCTTCCGCGAGAACTCCGAGGACATCTACGCCGGCATCGAGTGGAAGGCCGGTACTGCCGAAGCCGACAAGGTGATCAAGTTCCTGCGCGAGGAGATGGGTGTCACCAACATCCGCTTCCCCGAGAACTGCGGCATCGGCGTCAAGCCGGTCTCCGTCGAGGGCACCAAGCGCCTGGTGCGCCAGGCCCTGCAGTACGCCGTGGACAACGACCGCGAGTCGGTGACCCTGGTGCACAAGGGCAACATCATGAAGTTCACCGAGGGTTCCTTCAAGGACTGGGGCTACGAGCTCGCCAAGGAGGAGTTCGGTGCCGAGCTGCTCGACGGCGGCCCGTGGATGCAGTTCAAGAACCCCAAGAGCGGCAAGACCATCGTGGTCAAGGACGTCATCGCCGACGCCATGCTGCAGCAGATCCTGCTGCGCCCGGCCGAGTACGACGTCATCGCCACGCTGAACCTCAACGGTGACTACCTCTCCGACGCCCTGGCGGCCGAAGTGGGCGGCATCGGCATCGCGCCGGGCGCCAACCTGGCCGACGCCGTGGCCATGTTCGAGGCCACCCACGGCACCGCGCCGAAGTATGCCGGCCAGGACAAGGTCAACCCCGGCTCGCTGATCCTCTCTGCCGAGATGATGCTGCGCCACATGGGCTGGGTCGAGGCAGCCGACCTAGTGCTCAAGGGCATGGAGAAGGCTATTTCCAAGGGCGAGGTCACCTATGACTTCCATCGCCTGATGGACGATGCCAAGCTGCTCAAGTGCTCCGAGTTCGGCCAGGCCGTCGCCGACAACATGTAA
- the infA gene encoding translation initiation factor IF-1, whose product MAREDHIEMEGVVVDTLPNTTFRVELENGHVVTAHISGKMRKNYIRILTGDKVKVELTPYDLTKGRIVYRSR is encoded by the coding sequence ATGGCACGTGAAGACCATATCGAGATGGAAGGCGTCGTCGTCGACACCCTTCCCAACACCACCTTTCGCGTCGAGCTGGAGAACGGCCACGTCGTGACTGCCCACATCTCGGGCAAGATGCGCAAGAACTACATCCGCATTCTCACCGGCGACAAGGTCAAGGTCGAACTGACCCCTTACGACCTGACCAAGGGCCGCATCGTCTACCGCTCGCGCTGA